The region GCTGGGTGAGCCGGTCGACGACGTCCCGCACGAGCTGCCCCTCGACGTCCTCACGCACGAGCCGGGCCGGCACGATCTCCGAACCGAACGGGACCGCTCCCTGCTCGACGGTTTTGGGGTCGAGGTCCATCTTCATCCCGTTGATGGCGTTGATGGCCCCGGCGCCTTCGGCGTCGAAGGAGACCAGCCGGTCCTTCACCTCACGCTCGCCGCTGCTCACGTAGTGGTAGCACCAGTACGGGATGAACCGGCATTTTGCCGACCCGTGCAGCCCGGCGATGCCGCAGGCACGCTTCTCGGTGACCTGCACGGGGAGATGGGGCAACTCCGGCCCCTCTTCCGGTTCCTCTTCCTCCACCGCGGGGGCCGCCTCCGTCGGTTCGCTCACGATCACCCGAGCCGGCTGGCCCATGTCCAGGATCAGGGTCTGCCCGAGCACCTCCGCAAGCGTAGCCCTCCCCGCATAGAGGACGAACTCATCCGCGCCCCACCGGATGCAGTCCTCCGTCTGCACGGCGGGGTCGAGAGCAAAGAGCAACTTCCTGCAGACCATCTCGTCGTCGCCCGTGCGCAGGCGGTAAGTCATCGAATCAAAATACCTGATCGTCTCCGGGTCGTCAGAGCAGAGCACCAAGAGGGCGGTCTCGCCTCTGATTGCGGAGAGATCCAGCGGGTCGCCGACCTCTTCGACGTCGTAGGAGGCCGCTTCGAGGATCCGCTTCAGCACGTTCCGGGATTTTTCCCGAGTCCCACTCTCCATTCACCGTACAATACCACAGTAGGGTAGAACAAGTTTTCCCTCCGGGGTCGGACGATTGGAGAACTGGTTCCCGAGAGTCTGCCGGAGATGGGCGGGACCGCGCGCTAGTTGGGGTTCAAAGTTGGGGTTCAAGGGTGAACAGAGATCGGCGGCAAGTAAACGGCCAATCTGCGAAGCGACACCCATAACCGTGATCCCGCACCGGCGAATCCGGCGAGTACCCCCGGACCTCACTCCCGAAAGCAACCCTTTTCCCCTGCCGCATACGAGATCTGATAATGAATGTCCCCCTGAAATTTACCAACCACCGGATCGAGGAGTACGCACTCAGGGTGACCTACCGCCCGGAGGAGAACGCCGGGACAATCATCTACAACCTCTCGCTCATCGAGAGCCGCGACCTCGAGTTCGCGCTCTCCATCATAAAAGAGGCCCACCGAGCGGGCATCACCATCAGCGACCGGATCAGGGTCGCCGGCCCTGGGGAGCGCGTCGGGGATTACACCGTCCCGGAGAACCGGCACGCCGTCTGCACCATGTGCAGCATCACCCTCGACGCCCTCCTCCTCCGGCGCGGCATCCCGCTCAACCCGATCGGCGGCGGGGTCGTCGAGGTCGAGGGACGGGTGCCGCGGCGGTTCACGAGCATGATCCTCTACCGCGACACCACGCTCGACCCCCTCGAGGTCCTGATATCGCAGGAGACCACGTCGATCCTCGACGTCATGCGCCACGGAAGCGGCAACATCCTTGCCAACATCCGAGAGTGCCATATGGAGGCGGAACCGCTCATGGGGGCGGTGCTCGACGAACTCTCGGCCATCGGGTTCTCAGGCATCCTCGACGTCGGCGCCCCGAACGTCCCCCTGCTCGGGGTCCCGGTGAGCCCGCAGTATGTGGGCGTGGCCATCGTCGGGGGCACGAACGCGGTGGCCGCCGTCAGAGAGGCGGGGCGCCCGGTGACGACCCGGGCGCTCAAGGGGTTGATCGATATCCGAGAGATGGGCTACCTCGAGGACTACTGATCGGCCCCTACCCACTCCGTGACGCTGGAGAGGTAGCGCCTGACGAACTGGACAAGCCCGGCCGAC is a window of Methanoculleus sp. 7T DNA encoding:
- a CDS encoding DUF128 domain-containing protein — protein: MNVPLKFTNHRIEEYALRVTYRPEENAGTIIYNLSLIESRDLEFALSIIKEAHRAGITISDRIRVAGPGERVGDYTVPENRHAVCTMCSITLDALLLRRGIPLNPIGGGVVEVEGRVPRRFTSMILYRDTTLDPLEVLISQETTSILDVMRHGSGNILANIRECHMEAEPLMGAVLDELSAIGFSGILDVGAPNVPLLGVPVSPQYVGVAIVGGTNAVAAVREAGRPVTTRALKGLIDIREMGYLEDY